A single genomic interval of Malania oleifera isolate guangnan ecotype guangnan chromosome 13, ASM2987363v1, whole genome shotgun sequence harbors:
- the LOC131146521 gene encoding RNA-dependent RNA polymerase 2, with product MAVDRTTVRVSRIPQTALAKDLFDFFEEILGKNSIYACEIVSDHKNWKSRGYGRVQFETLEAKATATFLSRQGNLVFKGSALFISKSFDDLIVRPVETRHRLDNGFLYAGFMVRDDCMSVLGSWERVRAWVMPERKRVEFWLEVGKVYYKLEIHFEDLLEASGCCLGGEGKSNAILLKLKHGPKIYQKVSDPDIASKLCADRYRICKEDVKHIWVRTTDFSATKSIGHSSSFCWEIDEGSSDLDIFDSFPYYKEHTKDLILEDGEEFCATSETVPLVKYKSDSKLSYEVLFQLNSLVHAQKISLAAVNSDLISTLNSLAVETTIMILEKLHKLKFICYDPLSFVKTQLHLLGRNGKNTVSSSLSRLSDHNVMSCHRVLITPSKIYCLGPEHETSNYVVKNYASYASDFLRVSFVDEDWSKLPSNAFSASIQQGIFYKPFKTGIYHRILSILREGIVIGAKRFQFLAFSASQLRSNSVWMFASNDNVTAEDIRGWMGCFKKIRSVSKCAARMGQLFSSSLQTAVVPVQDVEIIPDIEVVSDGVGYCFSDGIGKISLSFARQVAQKCGLSQTPSAFQIRYGGYKGVIAVDRNSFRKLSLRSSMLKFESKNRMLNVTKWSESMPCYLNREIVALLSTLGVEDSVFETMQSEQIYFLDKMLTNREAALDVLESMGVERKNVLVKMLLQGYEPIAEPYLSMMLQAHRESQFYDLRSRCRIFVPNGRVLIGCLDETGILNYGQVYVRVTMTKAELQFEDKSFFRMVDETTTVVIGKVVVTKNPCLHPGDIRVLEAVYEVALEEKGLVDCVVFPQKGERPHPNECSGGDLDGDLFFISWDKGLIPTQTENPMDYTGRRTRQMDHDVTLEEIQQFFVDYMINDTLGAISTAHLVHADREPDKARSPKCLQLATLHSMAVDFAKTGAPAEMPIFLKPKEYPDFMGRGDKHTYTSVGILGKLYRATTESRVRERSSFVWSQKIAEAAYDRDLEVAGFEAFLEIAVTHKEMYMEKMNSLFNFYGASTEDEILTGNLRNRSMYLQRDNRRYAEMKDRISISIKILQKEAKGWFQSGCMVHERQMMASAWYHVTYHPTYSHDSGNCLSFPWIVADILLIIKSVNSRRGTSNQQPVAHGIS from the exons ATGGCTGTGGACAGAACCACGGTGAGGGTCTCGCGGATACCCCAAACGGCCCTAGCCAAAGATCTTTTCGATTTCTTTGAGGAGATACTAGGTAAGAACTCAATCTACGCCTGCGAAATCGTCTCAGACCACAAGAACTGGAAATCCCGAGGCTATGGCCGAGTCCAGTTCGAGACACTGGAAGCCAAGGCCACCGCAACCTTCCTCTCTCGCCAGGGAAATCTCGTCTTCAAAGGCTCTGCGCTCTTCATCTCCAAGTCCTTCGACGACCTAATCGTTCGCCCCGTTGAAACCCGCCACCGACTGGACAATGGGTTTCTGTACGCAGGGTTCATGGTTAGAGATGATTGCATGAGTGTTTTGGGGTCGTGGGAACGCGTGAGGGCGTGGGTAATGCCCGAGAGGAAGAGGGTTGAGTTTTGGCTGGAGGTGGGTAAGGTCTATTACAAACTGGAGATTCATTTTGAGGATCTTTTGGAGGCTTCTGGGTGTTGTTTGGGTGGTGAAGGAAAATCCAATGCGATTCTCTTGAAG CTCAAGCATGGACCAAAGATCTACCAGAAAGTTTCTGATCCCGATATAGCTTCAAAATTGTGTGCTGATCGTTATCGTATCTGCAAGGAAGATGTTAAACATATTTGGGTTCGAACAACAGATTTTTCTGCTACAAAATCTATTGGACATTCATCTTCATTTTGTTGGGAAATTGATGAAGGATCATCAGATTTAGATATTTTTGACAGTTTCCCATATTATAAAGAACATACGAAAGACTTGATTTTAGAAGATGGAGAAGAATTTTGTGCTACATCTGAGACTGTTCCTCTTGTTAAATACAAATCAGATTCTAAGTTATCTTATGAAGTCCTGTTTCAGCTCAATTCCCTGGTTCATGCTCAAAAAATTAGTCTCGCTGCAGTGAATAGTGATCTGATTTCAACTCTTAACAGTTTAGCTGTGGAAACCACTATTATGATTCTTGAGAAGTTGCATAAGCTGAAATTCATTTGTTATGATCCCCTGTCATTTGTTAAAACTCAGTTACATTTGCTAGGGAGAAATGGCAAGAATACTGTGTCATCATCCCTCAGCAGGCTAAGTGACCACAATGTTATGAGTTGCCACAGAGTTCTAATTACCCCTTCAAAGATTTACTGCTTGGGTCCTGAGCATGAAACCTCTAATTATGTTGTGAAGAACTATGCATCCTATGCTTCAGATTTTCTGAGAGTCTCATTTGTTGATGAAGATTGGAGTAAGCTTCCATCAAATGCCTTTTCGGCCAGTATTCAGCAAGGTATATTCTACAAACCTTTTAAGACCGGAATATATCATCGGATATTGTCTATTCTACGAGAAGGTATAGTAATTGGGGCGAAGAGATTTCAGTTTCTGGCTTTCTCAGCTAGTCAACTTCGTTCCAATTCTGTTTGGATGTTTGCTTCAAATGACAATGTGACAGCAGAAGATATTAGAGGGTGGATGGGCTGCTTCAAGAAAATCCGCAGTGTGTCAAAATGTGCAGCAAGGATGGGCCAGTTGTTCAGTTCCTCTTTGCAAACTGCTGTTGTTCCAGTTCAGGATGTTGAGATTATTCCTGATATTGAAGTTGTTTCTGATGGTGTTGGCTACTGCTTCTCAGATGGTATTGGAaagatctctctctcttttgcaaGGCAAGTTGCTCAGAAGTGTGGATTGAGTCAAACTCCTTCAGCTTTTCAAATTCGATATGGTGGTTATAAAGGTGTCATAGCTGTTGACCGTAATTCCTTCCGAAAGCTATCTTTGCGTAGTAGTATGCTTAAATTTGAATCCAAAAACAGGATGCTTAATGTGACAAAGTGGAGTGAGTCCATGCCTTGTTACTTGAATAGGGAGATTGTTGCTCTGCTGTCTACTTTGGGAGTGGAAGATTCAGTATTTGAGACAATGCAAAGTGAACAAATCTATTTTCTGGACAAAATGCTGACAAATAGAGAGGCAGCTTTAGATGTTTTGGAGAGTATGGGTGTTGAAAGAAAGAATGTTCTAGTAAAGATGTTGCTTCAAGGTTATGAACCGATTGCGGAACCTTATCTTTCAATGATGCTCCAAGCACATCGTGAAAGCCAATTTTATGATCTGAGAAGTAGATGTCGAATATTTGTCCCAAATGGGCGAGTTCTAATTGGATGCTTGGATGAGACAGGCATATTAAACTATGGCCAAGTTTATGTCCGAGTAACCATGACAAAAGCAGAGTTACAATTTGAAGATAAGAGTTTCTTCCGTATGGTGGATGAGACAACAACTGTAGTCATAGGCAAGGTGGTAGTCACCAAAAATCCTTGTTTACACCCAGGAGATATTCGAGTCCTTGAGGCTGTCTATGAAGTAGCACTAGAGGAGAAGGGTTTGGTTGATTGTGTTGTATTCCCTCAGAAAGGAGAAAG GCCCCACCCTAATGAATGTTCTGGTGGTGATCTCGATggtgatttattttttataagcTGGGACAAAGGACTCATCCCAACCCAAACTGAGAACCCCATGGACTACACCGGCCGAAGAACTCGTCAAATGGACCACGACGTTACCTTAGAG GAAATTCAACAATTCTTTGTTGATTACATGATCAATGATACTTTGGGTGCCATTTCTACTGCACACTTGGTTCATGCAGATCGTGAACCAGATAAAGCGCGAAGTCCAAAATGTCTTCAGCTGGCAACCCTTCATTCCATGGCTGTTGACTTTGCAAAGACAGGAGCCCCAGCTGAAATGCCTATATTTTTGAAACCGAAGGAATACCCTGACTTCATGGGGAGGGGAGACAAGCACACATACACTTCTGTTGGAATATTAGGGAAACTCTACCGTGCCACCACTGAATCAAGAGTGCGTGAAAGGTCGAGCTTTGTTTGGTCTCAGAAGATTGCTGAAGCTGCCTATGATCGTGATCTTGAAGTAGCTGGTTTTGAGGCCTTCCTTGAGATTGCTGTTACACATAAAGAGATGTATATGGAAAAAATGAATTCCTTATTCAACTTTTACGGAGCCAGTACTGAGGATGAGATTCTGACGGGTAATTTGCGGAATCGATCCATGTATCTGCAGAGGGATAACAGAAGATATGCAGAAATGAAGGATCGAATTTCAATATCAATTAAGATCCTTCAGAAAGAGGCCAAGGGATGGTTTCAAAGTGGCTGCATGGTGCATGAGCGACAGATGATGGCCTCTGCATGGTATCACGTGACATATCACCCAACTTATTCCCATGATAGTGGTAACTGCTTAAGCTTTCCATGGATTGTAGCTGATATTTTGCTCATCATAAAGTCTGTGAACAGCAGAAGGGGAACATCTAACCAGCAACCTGTTGCTCACGGCATATCCTGA